A genomic region of Chelonia mydas isolate rCheMyd1 chromosome 9, rCheMyd1.pri.v2, whole genome shotgun sequence contains the following coding sequences:
- the LOC122461736 gene encoding zinc finger protein ZIC 4-like, with amino-acid sequence MPGAADENSSRTSYHGTFRMYLDSPKHRGRENQALPKQTASTRNSKEQGARRLARGLRTRSHHCSPVTGALADPPFASSVLEGYQTMNLAIHRETGAFLPSPGQPIPQELICKWTDSKGHHARQACSRIFSTMFELVHHVTMEHVGGPEQPNHICDWEGCAREKKPFKAKYKLINHIRVHTGERPFLCPFPGCEKVFARAENLKIHKRIHTGEKPFVCEFAGCDRSFANSSDRKKHIHGHSRDKPYRCKVTGCEKSYTHPSSLRKHLKTHRSLEPAPSTATTKPRAAGQPPGAQEPGAGACQSLASSAACLTRCGPPRCQGRERESPEMERGGASHATSRSGREARRTPLPARPQLWRKVPSEGSRRSPSPLTLPAGLGKGWEPGHSRATGAGHSRPGRSAPPSRRGLSEL; translated from the exons ATGCCCGGAGCTGCAGATGAGAATTCCTCCAGAACCTCGTACCACGGCACGTTCCGGATGTATCTAGACTCACCCAAGCACAGGGGACGTGAAAACCAGGCTTTGCCAAAGCAGACAGCTAGCACCAGAAACTCTAAGGAGCAGGGGGCACGGAGGCTGGCAAGGGGTCTGAGAACCAGGTCCCACCATTGCAGCCCAGTAACTGGAGCTCTGGCTGATCCGCCCTTTGCCTCTTCGGTTCTAGAAGGGTATCAGACGATGAATCTGGCAATCCACAGAGAGACCGGcgcttttctcccctcccctggacAGCCCATTCCACAAGAACTGATCTGCAAGTGGACTGACAGCAAAGGACACCACGCCAGGCAGGCTTGCTCGAGAATATTCAGCACCATGTTTGAGCTAGTTCACCATGTCACCATGGAGCACGTCGGAGGACCAGAGCAGCCCAACCATATTTGTGACTGGGAGGGCTGCGCTAGGGAGAAAAAACCCTTTAAAGCCAAATACAAACTCATAAACCACATCAGAGTGCACACAGGCGAAAGGCCATTTCTATGCCCGTTTCCGGGGTGTGAGAAAGTGTTTGCAAGAGCTGAAAACCTGAAGATACATAAAAGAATCCACACAG GAGAGAAGCCGTTCGTGTGTGAATTCGCGGGGTGTGACAGGAGCTTTGCCAACAGCAGTGACAGGAAGAAGCACATCCACGGGCACTCGAGAGACAAGCCGTATCGCTGCAAAGTCACAGGGTGCGAGAAATCCTacacccaccccagctccctgcgcAAACACCTGAAAACGCACCGCAGCCTCGAGCCAGCCCCCTCCACCGCCACCACCAAGCCCCGGGCGGCCGGACAGCCCCCGGGGGCGCAGGAGCCGGGGGCTGGCGCCTGCCAGTCACTGGCCAGCTCCGCCGCTTGTCTAACCAGGTGTGGCCCCCCCAGGtgccaggggagagagagggaatcCCCGGAGATGGAAAGAGGGGGCGCCTCCCACGCTACCTCCCGCAGTGGGCGTGAGGCCAGACGGACCCCTCTGCCGGCTCGCCCCCAGCTCTGGCGCAAGGTGCCCTCCGAGGGCTCCCGCAGGTCCCCCAGCCCACTCACACTCCCGGCCGGGCTGGgaaagggctgggagccagggcacaGCAGGGCCACGGGCGCTGGCCACAGCAGGCCCGGAAGAAGCGCTCCCCcctccaggagagggctcagtGAGCTCTGA